In a single window of the Sulfitobacter sp. M39 genome:
- a CDS encoding ParB/RepB/Spo0J family partition protein: MSSKNKFGFAPVEAPTSGSRRNRQPGPMGAAVRDVAENLQEATEAKIEQRRRNAEDAKTFRQAQGEGRVLYQIDLSEIFTDDLPRDRLALEEVAQSDEMEELKSSIRERGQREPVEVYVGPNGRYQLKKGWRRFTALSQLFSETKDDRFGTITARVEVGEDDRISRYVDMVEENVVREDLSFAEMAQVAITAAKDDAVEEIDPAELVTRLYSALHKTKRSYIKSFVFLLSALEGGLQWPKAVPRNLGVDVARALRTPDQASALQEKLSDASSPDEQNKILKDFLTSSNEPTEKPASKAEPKQKFEFYVGQTKVTARHGECRLMSDIDFATMPKKQLEEAVRAFEEVLNSGPRIR, from the coding sequence ATGAGCAGTAAAAACAAATTCGGCTTCGCCCCGGTAGAAGCCCCCACATCCGGCAGCCGCCGCAACCGCCAGCCGGGCCCTATGGGGGCCGCCGTGCGGGACGTGGCCGAAAACCTGCAAGAGGCAACCGAAGCCAAAATCGAACAGCGCCGCCGCAACGCCGAAGACGCCAAGACTTTCCGGCAGGCCCAAGGCGAAGGCCGCGTGCTCTACCAGATCGACCTGTCGGAAATCTTCACCGACGACCTGCCGCGCGATCGCCTCGCGCTGGAAGAAGTCGCGCAGTCCGACGAGATGGAGGAGCTTAAATCCTCGATCCGCGAACGCGGGCAGCGCGAACCGGTCGAGGTCTATGTCGGGCCGAACGGGCGCTACCAGCTCAAGAAAGGCTGGCGCCGGTTCACCGCCCTGTCGCAGCTGTTTTCGGAAACCAAAGACGACCGCTTTGGCACGATCACCGCGCGGGTAGAGGTCGGCGAGGATGACCGCATTTCGCGCTATGTGGATATGGTCGAAGAAAACGTCGTGCGCGAAGACCTGTCTTTTGCCGAGATGGCACAGGTGGCGATCACCGCTGCCAAGGACGACGCGGTGGAAGAGATCGACCCGGCAGAGCTGGTGACCCGTCTCTACAGCGCGCTGCACAAGACCAAGCGGTCTTACATCAAAAGCTTCGTCTTCCTTCTCTCTGCTTTGGAAGGGGGCTTGCAGTGGCCCAAGGCCGTGCCGCGTAATCTGGGTGTCGATGTTGCGCGCGCGCTGCGCACACCTGATCAAGCCAGCGCCTTGCAGGAAAAACTCTCCGATGCGTCTTCACCGGACGAGCAGAATAAAATCCTCAAGGATTTTCTGACCAGCTCGAACGAACCGACAGAGAAGCCCGCCTCCAAGGCGGAGCCGAAGCAGAAGTTTGAATTCTACGTCGGTCAAACCAAGGTTACCGCCCGCCACGGCGAATGCCGTTTGATGAGCGATATCGACTTTGCCACCATGCCCAAGAAGCAGCTGGAAGAAGCGGTGCGCGCCTTTGAAGAGGTGCTCAATAGCGGGCCGCGCATCCGGTA
- a CDS encoding AAA family ATPase, which produces MRNHNDLLNMNERSLEQQAAVRRATFSPGEIKALRPFSIWEISQFMFDVPADTLRKKLADDPTLPQGLTEEDGRQRWFSLEEINELRRRAKFRGRKLLPERPRGRAMRVAVSNFKGGVGKTVVAQHLAHAAALDGYRVLCVDFDPQATLTHSMGLTEVKESHTVWGIMCRDLCRESNRIMESYDDPDDCPYPAADELPEDVQSIGAQRFQEFIQPTCWPTIDIIPSCANAAFVEFASAQYRALHKAWSFFGCVARYLDELPDDQYDIIIFDCPPAIGYQSLNAAFAADILYIPSGPGYWEYDSTTSYLGQLGDAMADISEGFASLAADAGITLPKQFSDIRLLMTRFESNNPLHSAMIDAFKNVFGADVCAHPIEMTRAVEQSGRFQMSVYEQDYRQMTRETWKRARQSFDRAYDEFLQTVLEAWKENGKRKEKAE; this is translated from the coding sequence ATGAGAAATCACAACGACCTTCTTAACATGAACGAGCGCAGCTTGGAACAACAGGCCGCCGTGCGCCGCGCCACCTTCTCCCCCGGAGAGATCAAGGCCCTGCGCCCCTTCTCTATCTGGGAGATCAGCCAGTTCATGTTTGACGTCCCCGCTGACACACTGCGCAAGAAGCTGGCGGACGACCCGACCCTGCCCCAGGGGCTCACCGAAGAGGATGGTCGCCAGCGCTGGTTCAGCCTCGAAGAGATCAACGAGCTGCGCCGCCGTGCCAAATTCCGCGGCCGCAAACTGCTGCCCGAACGCCCCCGGGGCCGTGCCATGCGCGTGGCCGTGTCGAACTTCAAAGGCGGTGTCGGCAAGACGGTCGTCGCACAACACCTCGCCCATGCCGCAGCCCTTGACGGCTACCGCGTGCTTTGCGTCGACTTCGACCCGCAAGCGACGCTGACCCATTCGATGGGGCTGACCGAGGTCAAGGAAAGCCACACGGTCTGGGGCATCATGTGCCGCGACCTCTGCCGGGAATCCAACCGGATCATGGAAAGCTATGATGACCCCGATGATTGCCCCTACCCCGCCGCGGACGAATTGCCCGAAGACGTGCAATCCATCGGCGCGCAGCGGTTTCAGGAATTCATCCAGCCAACCTGCTGGCCCACGATCGACATCATCCCGTCCTGCGCCAACGCGGCTTTCGTCGAATTCGCCTCGGCCCAATACCGCGCGCTCCACAAGGCATGGAGCTTTTTCGGCTGCGTCGCGCGCTACCTCGATGAACTGCCCGACGATCAATATGACATCATCATTTTCGACTGCCCGCCCGCCATCGGCTACCAGTCCCTAAACGCCGCGTTTGCGGCCGATATCCTCTATATCCCCTCGGGCCCGGGCTACTGGGAATATGACAGCACGACCAGCTATCTGGGCCAGCTTGGCGACGCGATGGCCGATATCTCCGAAGGGTTTGCAAGCCTCGCAGCGGACGCAGGCATTACGCTTCCTAAACAGTTTTCCGACATCCGTTTACTTATGACCCGTTTTGAATCCAACAATCCGCTGCACAGCGCCATGATCGACGCGTTCAAGAACGTCTTCGGCGCCGACGTCTGCGCCCACCCGATTGAAATGACCCGCGCGGTCGAACAGTCGGGCCGGTTCCAGATGTCGGTTTACGAACAGGACTATCGCCAGATGACGCGCGAAACATGGAAACGGGCGCGGCAAAGTTTCGACCGTGCCTATGACGAGTTTTTGCAAACCGTGCTCGAAGCGTGGAAAGAAAACGGAAAACGTAAGGAGAAGGCAGAATGA
- a CDS encoding DnaA N-terminal domain-containing protein has protein sequence MNPLRLTGPEAGVIKYDLLTALSVAGLNGSPTLQTSLMRLIAAVTSRYNWRADELSVGQRDLARMWSVNERTVKREIKRLTDAQLLICTRGGVRGRVAAYRLNYAQIARLSEPCWPLVGPDFDARMKERYRSETPVKVVQLADYAKPEASEPAQGGPGTWQRAMLNLSRENADQFKAWFSQLEYVAFEGGVLELRTPSKFAQRYIETHLLRPLVAAVEAELGPVARIEFKG, from the coding sequence ATGAACCCATTGCGGCTGACCGGCCCTGAAGCCGGGGTGATCAAGTACGACCTTTTGACCGCGTTGAGCGTGGCGGGGTTGAACGGATCGCCGACCTTGCAGACCTCGTTGATGCGGCTGATCGCGGCGGTGACCTCGCGGTATAATTGGCGCGCTGACGAGCTGAGCGTGGGCCAGCGGGATCTGGCGCGAATGTGGTCGGTGAATGAACGCACGGTGAAACGCGAGATCAAGCGGCTGACGGATGCGCAGCTGTTGATTTGTACGCGCGGCGGCGTGCGGGGCAGGGTGGCGGCCTATCGGTTGAATTATGCGCAGATCGCGCGCCTGTCAGAGCCGTGCTGGCCGCTGGTCGGGCCGGATTTCGATGCGCGGATGAAAGAACGCTATCGCAGTGAAACGCCGGTCAAGGTGGTGCAACTGGCCGATTACGCGAAGCCCGAGGCGTCGGAGCCCGCGCAGGGTGGGCCGGGCACGTGGCAACGTGCGATGCTGAACCTGTCGCGGGAGAACGCGGATCAGTTCAAGGCGTGGTTCTCGCAGCTTGAATATGTGGCGTTCGAAGGGGGCGTGCTTGAGCTGCGCACCCCGAGCAAATTCGCGCAACGCTATATAGAGACGCATCTTCTGCGCCCGCTTGTTGCGGCGGTGGAGGCAGAGCTGGGGCCCGTCGCGCGGATTGAATTCAAGGGCTAG
- a CDS encoding IclR family transcriptional regulator: MPDPKRPHSSVASNFQADADRLFVRSAARAIHVLSAFHEADGPLSLSDIATKAEIDRSAAQRLVHTLMALGHIRRSPDDRGYLPGLRLLDHTHDTLRLDPVVQVATPVVLEMRKSINERIDFSLYDETRVIYALRMQSKRETFYATLVGHSVPTYCTAGGRATLCALPPEEAREIINRFPLHSYTSYTNVDPDSIMNSLEQARRDGFAQVQNEFVLGEIAVGVPVVNRQGRPLGAIHIAGSLSEWSAEDFARRAAPIAQEAARAISGSF; the protein is encoded by the coding sequence ATGCCAGACCCCAAACGACCACATTCCTCTGTCGCGTCTAATTTTCAGGCAGATGCCGATAGGCTCTTCGTGCGCTCCGCCGCCCGCGCCATTCACGTGCTCAGCGCGTTTCACGAGGCCGACGGCCCGCTCAGCCTGTCAGACATCGCCACAAAGGCAGAGATCGACCGATCTGCCGCGCAACGTCTTGTGCATACGCTCATGGCACTGGGTCACATCCGGCGCAGCCCCGATGACCGCGGCTACCTGCCCGGATTGCGCTTGCTCGACCACACCCACGACACCCTGCGTCTGGACCCCGTGGTGCAAGTCGCCACCCCCGTTGTTCTTGAGATGCGTAAATCCATCAACGAACGGATCGACTTCAGCCTCTATGATGAAACCCGCGTAATCTATGCCCTGCGCATGCAAAGCAAACGCGAGACCTTCTACGCCACGCTTGTGGGCCATAGCGTCCCGACCTATTGCACCGCCGGTGGCCGCGCGACCCTTTGCGCCCTGCCCCCCGAAGAGGCACGCGAGATCATCAATCGCTTCCCGCTGCACAGCTATACCTCTTATACCAACGTGGACCCCGACAGCATCATGAACAGTCTCGAACAGGCCCGTAGAGACGGTTTTGCGCAGGTGCAGAATGAATTTGTATTGGGCGAAATCGCCGTCGGCGTTCCGGTGGTCAACCGTCAGGGCCGTCCATTGGGTGCCATCCACATCGCCGGGTCGCTTTCTGAATGGAGCGCCGAAGACTTCGCCCGCCGCGCGGCCCCTATCGCCCAAGAAGCCGCGCGCGCCATCAGCGGCAGTTTCTAG
- a CDS encoding M81 family metallopeptidase has protein sequence MAGFLHETNTFAPEPADMAAFKAGGGYVPMVGGPAMIDAFQEVNLGMTGAFKVAGDSGWDVVPVLWAGAIPSAPVTQNAFDTILAEILNGLRAAGPLDGVFLDLHGAMVATHHDDGEGEIARQVRALVGPDVPIAAALDLHGNISEDFVNTVDVLAGFRTYPHIDMADTGAMAARLLDHVMQTGTRPAKAFRRMSYLVPIPFQTTDMQPAKGLYENLTEVEAQGALSASLFMGFPAADIADCGPTAVAYAETQAAADAAADAVAHAYAAAESEFDNDTFTPDAAVAYAARAAEGAGQGPVVIADTQDNPGAGGVSATTGMLRALIDADAQDAAIGLIVDPHSAAQAHELGEGGRAVFRIGGHPGLPDDSPVEVEAVIEMLSDGKVKATGPYYGGTMLDLGPSACLRIGGVRVAVTTRIAQMADREMFRFVGIAPETQKIVVVKSSTHFRADFTPSAREIIVARAPGPMPFDPADLPFTRLRKGLRLSPNGPVFGAARAAAARPDTGGSTGGVQI, from the coding sequence ATGGCCGGATTTCTTCATGAAACCAATACCTTTGCGCCCGAGCCTGCGGATATGGCGGCCTTCAAGGCCGGTGGCGGTTATGTCCCTATGGTGGGTGGCCCCGCGATGATAGACGCCTTTCAGGAAGTGAACCTTGGCATGACCGGTGCGTTCAAGGTCGCGGGGGATTCGGGCTGGGATGTGGTGCCTGTTCTTTGGGCGGGGGCTATTCCATCGGCACCTGTGACGCAGAATGCGTTCGACACTATTCTAGCCGAGATTCTGAACGGTCTGCGGGCCGCCGGGCCGTTGGATGGTGTGTTTCTGGATCTGCATGGCGCGATGGTGGCGACGCATCACGATGACGGCGAGGGAGAGATCGCCCGTCAGGTGCGCGCATTGGTGGGGCCGGATGTGCCGATTGCCGCCGCATTGGACCTGCATGGCAATATCTCGGAAGACTTTGTGAACACGGTGGATGTGCTGGCGGGTTTTCGCACCTATCCGCATATCGATATGGCCGATACCGGAGCTATGGCGGCGCGGTTGCTGGATCATGTGATGCAGACCGGCACGCGTCCGGCCAAAGCGTTCCGCCGCATGTCCTATCTGGTGCCGATCCCGTTTCAGACGACGGATATGCAGCCAGCCAAGGGTTTGTATGAGAACCTGACAGAGGTTGAGGCGCAAGGCGCACTGTCGGCGTCGCTGTTCATGGGCTTTCCAGCGGCGGATATTGCCGATTGTGGCCCCACGGCGGTGGCCTATGCCGAGACTCAAGCGGCGGCGGATGCCGCAGCAGATGCAGTGGCGCATGCCTATGCTGCTGCCGAATCCGAGTTCGACAATGATACTTTTACCCCCGACGCGGCGGTTGCCTATGCGGCGCGCGCGGCGGAAGGGGCAGGGCAGGGGCCTGTGGTGATTGCCGATACCCAAGACAACCCCGGCGCGGGTGGGGTGTCTGCCACGACGGGGATGTTGCGGGCCTTGATCGATGCCGATGCCCAAGACGCGGCGATCGGGCTGATCGTGGACCCGCATTCCGCCGCCCAAGCCCATGAGCTGGGGGAGGGCGGGCGCGCTGTTTTCCGCATTGGCGGGCACCCCGGTCTGCCCGATGATAGCCCCGTCGAGGTAGAGGCCGTGATCGAGATGCTGTCGGATGGCAAAGTGAAAGCCACCGGTCCTTATTACGGTGGGACGATGCTGGATCTGGGGCCGTCTGCTTGTTTGCGCATCGGTGGCGTGCGGGTGGCTGTTACAACGCGGATTGCGCAGATGGCCGACCGCGAGATGTTTCGCTTTGTCGGGATCGCACCAGAGACGCAGAAAATTGTCGTCGTCAAAAGCTCTACCCATTTTCGGGCCGATTTCACCCCGAGTGCGCGCGAGATTATTGTTGCGCGTGCCCCCGGCCCCATGCCGTTCGACCCCGCAGACCTGCCCTTTACGCGATTGCGCAAAGGGTTGCGGCTTTCCCCTAACGGTCCCGTTTTCGGGGCCGCGCGTGCGGCTGCTGCACGCCCTGATACCGGCGGATCAACCGGCGGTGTCCAAATATAA